A region of Candidatus Liberibacter africanus PTSAPSY DNA encodes the following proteins:
- a CDS encoding P-loop NTPase — protein sequence MSRLIKEQIMDSLKVLSIPGDNHNIVDMKRLSEIFIVEDTVYLSINVPHDIAERLHSLRLQAQEIIQTMPNVRNAVVTLTGNKNPDQGIKKIIHTKSNVKSFIAVASGKGGVGKSTTAVNIACALKSKGYNVAILDADIYGPSVPKLLKLSGKAEISKKKP from the coding sequence ATGAGCCGACTTATAAAAGAACAAATTATGGATTCTTTAAAAGTATTGTCCATACCAGGTGATAATCATAATATCGTTGATATGAAAAGGCTATCGGAGATTTTTATAGTTGAAGATACAGTATATCTTTCTATCAATGTTCCCCATGATATAGCAGAACGATTGCATTCTTTGCGCTTGCAAGCTCAAGAAATAATACAAACTATGCCCAATGTACGAAATGCCGTAGTTACGCTCACAGGCAATAAAAATCCCGACCAAGGCATAAAGAAAATAATACACACTAAATCAAATGTTAAGTCATTCATAGCTGTCGCTTCCGGTAAAGGAGGTGTTGGAAAATCAACTACTGCTGTTAATATCGCCTGTGCATTGAAAAGTAAAGGTTACAATGTTGCTATACTTGATGCAGATATTTATGGTCCATCCGTACCAAAACTTTTGAAGTTGTCTGGAAAAGCGGAAATATCAAAAAAAAAACCTTAA
- a CDS encoding tyrosine recombinase XerC, whose product MKGFTLDNIISLELLEKRQKWLKSMEVENGLSKLTLKSYECDTRQFLTFMAFYTGEKITFETINQLSYADIRAFVSKRRSQKIENRSLRRTLSGIKSFLKYLKKHNIKTESNIINMRNLKKENYLPRSLNEKQALNLLDNDLSDNLNDASWVAARNSAILHLLYGCGLRISEALSLTPKNIIEDQSILRIQGKGNKTRVVPLLPAVKESIIKYRNLCPFSLDMQLPLFRGTRGGFLNPGVFQRYIRQLRQILSLPLRTTPHTLRHSFATHLLSNGGDLRSIQSILGHAKLSTTQIYTNVDIKRIIEIYDKTHPYFP is encoded by the coding sequence ATGAAAGGATTTACTCTTGACAACATTATCAGTTTAGAATTGCTAGAAAAACGTCAAAAATGGCTCAAGAGTATGGAAGTTGAAAATGGCCTATCGAAGTTAACACTAAAATCCTACGAATGTGATACACGCCAATTTTTAACTTTTATGGCGTTTTATACTGGAGAAAAAATTACCTTTGAAACTATTAACCAATTATCTTATGCTGATATTCGTGCTTTTGTATCCAAACGTCGCAGTCAAAAAATAGAAAACCGCTCTCTTAGAAGAACCCTTTCAGGCATTAAATCTTTTCTTAAATACCTTAAAAAACACAACATAAAGACCGAATCTAATATAATTAACATGAGAAATCTTAAAAAAGAAAACTATCTACCTCGATCACTCAATGAAAAACAAGCTTTAAACCTTTTAGATAATGATCTATCAGATAACCTTAATGACGCCAGCTGGGTTGCTGCTCGTAATTCAGCTATTTTACACTTACTGTACGGATGCGGATTACGTATATCCGAAGCATTATCTCTCACACCAAAAAATATAATTGAAGACCAATCTATCTTGCGCATCCAAGGAAAAGGTAACAAAACCAGAGTGGTACCACTTCTGCCGGCAGTAAAAGAATCTATCATCAAATACCGTAACCTTTGCCCTTTTAGTCTTGATATGCAACTACCCTTATTCCGTGGGACACGTGGAGGATTTTTAAATCCTGGAGTATTTCAACGTTATATAAGGCAGTTACGCCAAATCTTATCTTTACCCTTAAGAACGACTCCCCATACCTTACGTCATTCTTTTGCGACGCATCTTCTTTCTAATGGAGGAGACTTGAGATCTATTCAAAGTATTTTAGGCCATGCCAAACTTTCAACAACACAAATCTATACGAATGTTGATATCAAAAGGATTATAGAGATATATGACAAAACGCACCCCTATTTTCCATAG
- the yidD gene encoding membrane protein insertion efficiency factor YidD, translating to MGKNNIPKSRNWTGKIAKTPGRLIGIGIIRIYQLIFSNIFGNSCRYFPTCSEYGYESIARHGLWIGAWFTLCRLARCNPLGSYGFNPVPDHFTKKRIIITFWGKINKIFYIFKRHIFMKNK from the coding sequence TTGGGAAAAAACAATATTCCAAAATCACGAAATTGGACAGGAAAGATTGCTAAGACCCCTGGACGTCTAATCGGAATAGGAATAATTCGAATTTATCAACTCATATTTTCTAATATATTTGGAAATTCTTGTCGATATTTTCCTACTTGTTCCGAATATGGATATGAGTCTATAGCTCGTCATGGATTATGGATTGGAGCTTGGTTTACTTTATGTCGGCTAGCAAGATGTAATCCTCTAGGATCATATGGATTTAATCCTGTTCCAGATCATTTTACAAAAAAAAGAATAATTATAACCTTTTGGGGAAAGATAAATAAAATATTTTATATCTTTAAAAGGCATATTTTTATGAAAAACAAGTAG
- the folE gene encoding GTP cyclohydrolase I FolE: protein MKKNPTAEEAKEAIRTILRWIGDDPDREGLKDTPERVIRSYQELFAGYKQDPVIQDTSRFHFGEVSNYKGMVLIKDISFFSYCEHHILPIWGRIHLAYIPKNNVIGLSKLIRILEIYSRRLQIQERLTMQIAHAIDQSTDSKGAAVLIEGQHMCMSMRGIKRDGLTTVTTSFTGDFSKDQQKTDFFLTAINKR, encoded by the coding sequence ATGAAAAAAAATCCAACTGCTGAGGAAGCTAAAGAAGCAATACGGACTATTCTACGTTGGATTGGTGATGATCCAGATCGTGAAGGGCTTAAGGATACTCCTGAACGTGTTATTAGGTCATATCAAGAGCTTTTCGCAGGTTATAAGCAGGATCCTGTCATTCAAGATACATCCCGTTTTCATTTTGGGGAAGTTTCCAATTATAAAGGCATGGTTCTGATAAAAGATATATCTTTTTTTTCATATTGTGAGCATCATATTTTGCCTATTTGGGGAAGAATACATCTTGCATATATTCCGAAAAACAATGTTATTGGATTGTCAAAATTGATACGTATTTTGGAAATTTATTCGCGTCGTTTGCAAATACAAGAGCGATTAACAATGCAAATTGCTCATGCGATAGATCAGAGCACTGATTCTAAAGGAGCAGCCGTTCTCATCGAAGGACAACATATGTGTATGTCTATGAGAGGAATTAAACGGGACGGTTTAACTACAGTGACCACATCTTTTACAGGTGATTTTAGTAAAGATCAACAAAAAACGGATTTTTTCCTTACAGCGATCAATAAGCGGTAA
- a CDS encoding PilZ domain-containing protein: MYRGIHNLQFVDQRAFQRIKVDFKGRFLLFDGTEYDCVVKEISPGGLCIICDVPVCLVGKRFIVFVDKIGRIEGKIVNFDSNRGYAVRIIDSEDKKRKLADKLIWLANKDYLHLQDCREHSRNISREVEAQLVLNDQTRHSCKVIDISESGVSVGVDLKIKVFSEVWFNDILGRVVRNFPGGIAIEFSSIQEPKVLDRFL; the protein is encoded by the coding sequence ATGTATCGAGGAATCCATAATTTACAGTTTGTAGACCAGCGTGCATTTCAACGTATCAAAGTGGATTTTAAGGGTCGTTTTCTTTTATTCGACGGGACAGAATATGACTGTGTTGTAAAAGAAATATCTCCAGGAGGACTTTGTATTATTTGTGATGTTCCTGTTTGTCTTGTCGGAAAAAGATTTATTGTCTTTGTTGACAAGATAGGACGTATAGAGGGTAAAATTGTAAATTTTGATAGCAACAGAGGGTATGCTGTCAGAATCATAGATTCTGAAGATAAAAAAAGAAAATTAGCGGATAAGTTGATATGGCTGGCTAATAAAGATTATTTGCATCTTCAAGATTGTAGAGAGCATAGTCGTAATATTTCTCGAGAAGTTGAAGCGCAGTTGGTTTTAAATGATCAGACTAGGCATTCTTGTAAAGTAATAGACATATCAGAATCAGGGGTTTCTGTGGGTGTGGATTTGAAAATCAAGGTGTTTTCTGAGGTTTGGTTTAATGATATTCTTGGTCGTGTTGTAAGAAACTTCCCTGGAGGTATAGCGATAGAATTTTCTTCTATTCAAGAACCAAAAGTATTGGATCGTTTTTTATAA
- a CDS encoding tyrosine-type recombinase/integrase, with product MKGFTLDNIISLELLEKRQKWLKSMEVENGLSKLTLKSYECDTRQFLTFMAFYTGEKITFETINQLSYADIRAFVSKRRSQKIENRSLRRTLSGIKSFLKYLKKHNIKTESNIINMRNLKKENYLPRSLNEKQALNLLDNDLSDNLNDASWVAARNSAILHLLYGCGLRISEALSLTPKNIIEDQSILRIQGKGNKTRVVPLLPAVKESIIKYRNLCPFSLDMQLPLFRGTRGGFLNPGVFQRYIRQLRQILSLPLSTTPHTLRHSFATHLLSNGGDLR from the coding sequence ATGAAAGGATTTACTCTTGACAACATTATCAGTTTAGAATTGCTAGAAAAACGTCAAAAATGGCTCAAGAGTATGGAAGTTGAAAATGGCCTATCGAAGTTAACACTAAAATCCTACGAATGTGATACACGCCAATTTTTAACTTTTATGGCGTTTTATACTGGAGAAAAAATTACCTTTGAAACTATTAACCAATTATCTTATGCTGATATTCGTGCTTTTGTATCCAAACGTCGCAGTCAAAAAATAGAAAACCGCTCTCTTAGAAGAACCCTTTCAGGCATTAAATCTTTTCTTAAATACCTTAAAAAACACAACATAAAGACCGAATCTAATATAATTAACATGAGAAATCTTAAAAAAGAAAACTATCTACCTCGATCACTCAATGAAAAACAAGCTTTAAACCTTTTAGATAATGATCTATCAGATAACCTTAATGACGCCAGCTGGGTTGCTGCTCGTAATTCAGCTATTTTACACTTACTGTACGGATGCGGATTACGTATATCCGAAGCATTATCTCTCACACCAAAAAATATAATTGAAGACCAATCTATCTTGCGCATCCAAGGAAAAGGTAACAAAACCAGAGTGGTACCACTTCTGCCGGCAGTAAAAGAATCTATCATCAAATACCGTAACCTTTGCCCTTTTAGTCTTGATATGCAACTACCCTTATTCCGTGGGACACGTGGAGGATTTTTAAATCCTGGAGTATTTCAACGTTATATAAGGCAGTTACGCCAAATCTTATCTTTACCCTTAAGCACGACTCCCCATACCTTACGTCATTCTTTTGCGACGCATCTTCTTTCTAATGGAGGAGACTTGAGATAG